In the Zingiber officinale cultivar Zhangliang chromosome 5A, Zo_v1.1, whole genome shotgun sequence genome, CTGAGATGCTTACAGTAAGGACTTATATTGTCGGTCGTGATGAGTCCGGGAAGTGCAGGCAGTATAAAGCGAATGGAGGATCATAATAGATCAGTGCTCATCAATGTTGTGTTTGGTTGAGAGAGTGAAATGATGATCATAATAGATCAGTGTTCATTGTCTTATTTCCCCATGTCTAGGGAAAAAGAGGGATTTTTTGTTTGCCAATGTATATAGCAGAAGGCAATCACTTGCATATGTGAAGTATAACACAAGATCCTTTCCCACAAAAAGGAAAGACAGTTGACATTGCTTGTGTCTGACAATGGTTTGAATATTTATAGTTTTTTGTGATTTCTTGAAAGAAACAGGGaaaggaatttttaaagtttacaaATATTTAAAAACTGATTAGTTATATAACCCAAATTCGTTATATAATCTGTTATTGTCGTGTTAGTTTGATCtttttaaaaccatattttaataaaatagaaaaattaatttttgtagacAACATAATAAAAGAATAaagtaagaatttatttataaatttaacttACAAAATTAAATAGATGTTGtagttaccaaaaaaaaaaaatattttggataATATGTTTTTTAGGACGATATTAAATAATCACCCAGGATGAAATCTTTTACATTTATTTTTACCAGATTCTGGtcattgagatttttttttttttggtaaaatgaGATTAGTTGCAGGTTGATTGACATCTATTTGTAAACGTGTCGATTAAATGTCAACTACACAGATAACGTTTACCTAACACTTAAGTTTTCAACGCTAAAACCCTTCAAGTTTGCCGGCTGCTACTAATTTATTATTACGAAGATGAGCTCACAATCAATTTTATATCCCTCGTGCCGTAATAAACTTAATTACTCACCTAATCCTCAACATTATCAGAATACCCCCagcaaatttgtttttttttcgtgaggattttgataatttaagaatgagaaagaatgaaCAAATTTCGAACCTTTGTGAACTGGAAACTGAAAAGTCAGCGGGTGATCGATCGGAGTAGCAACAGGGATCGTGATCCTGATCTTGTTTTTAGAACGAACGAATTGAAGCTTGATCTTCGGTCAGATATCTGGAAATTGGCTCATGAGATCCCAAAAGGCTCCGGGGGAAGGCACGGTAGGAGTGGAGAGCAAATTGGCGACGGGGCTATTGTTGATGAAGTTGCTATTGAAGCTGTTGTTGGCGAAAATTGGGCTCAAGTCGTGGAAGAAGCTAATCACGCCGGGGTCGAACGCCGGCGGCGTGAAAAGAGTGGGGGAGATCGGCGGGAGCGAGGCCGGCACCGGCGACAAGATCCCAGGGAAGGAGGCGGTCGGGTCGAGGGTCGACCCGCCCTCGATCTCCCACCGACTCGAAACCCCCGGCTGCGCCCTGGCCTCCCTCACGCGCGGCGACGACGCGGATGCCGATCTCTCGAAGGAGGCGATGCGGGCGGCAGGGGAGATCGCCCCGGACCGGGGCAGAGGAATCGGCGCGGCCGGGAGGGGCGGATCGGCCGAGGAGGAGCCGGAGCCGGTGAGCCTCTGGACCAGGGTCATGAATTCGCTGGGCTCGATGTGGATGGGTTTGGGGGAAACGGTGTAGATGATGACCGGGTCGCGGGGCCGCGGCGGCGGAGGGTCACCTGCAGGCGGGTGGCGGTGGCGGGGCGGAACGATTGGCGGTTTCCGGATCTTGTAGGAGTCTTTCCCGACCTTGAGAGGAGATGGGCGGGGACCCTGGAGCTCTCGCCGCGGCGACGGTCGGAGATCCGACGGATCCATAAGTTTGTGGGGGGATGGTCAAGGAAACGAGTAGGCGGAGAAGGAAAAAGGTTCGTTTGAGGGACGCGGACGTTAGTTGGTTCGTGTTTCATGTATCGCCCAAAAGAGGAAGAGACAAAATTGTTTATTTCtgagaaagaaaagtaaaattgGTTACTTGTGACACTGTGCAAACTCAGGGCGAGTATAATTCTTACACGTGTTCCGCGATTTTGAATGGGCCCCGGAGTCGGCCGGCCACGGCGGTGGGGTCGACGGAATAGCGGGAGGATATGAAAATTTTGACAAAACTGACTAAGTCAATGCTTCAAGCGgatagatatgaaaattaaaataaatacgtTAAATAATTATGTACATAAGTAGACGGAGGATTCAAGTCAAAATTCTAAGGTCAATAGCTGTCATCCGCCGCCATCTCAAATCTCAAGGCAAGCACGCAAGCTATGGTTAAACGTAAAATGTTTTtacaattaaataattaatcatggATGAATTTCTAAATGGGAATTAATTTCCTTGAAGATAATTCTGGAACACTGACTTTCGCACTTTCAAATTTATTCAGGAAATATATTTAGGAAATTAATAAATATCCCGAGTCCGAATGATTTCCAGCCGGTGCCGATCTCTTACTAGGCCTTGGCCTTTGGGCCTTGGGCCTTGGGTGGTGCTCGATCCCTGCTTTCCTGTTGTCGGAGATTGTGGCGGCTGGGAACCGATCGGGACCGCAGATCTTCCAGCCGCCGACGCAGCCATTGGCGTTTGCCTCGTCAAGGCCGCCATTTTCAGCGCCGGGTGAGTTTCCGGTGGAAGTTTGTCAGTGTCTTCTTCGTTCTTAAAATGAACTGAAACGATGCCTCGATTTTGTGTTCCACTTGCGTTGTTAATTATTTCATTGCTGGTTTGGAGGTTCTAGATTCTCACCTGGGAAGATTTATTCACCCTAAAAATTAGTTTGGTCAAAAGTAGATGTATCATCGAGGTGAAGTCCTAGCTCATGGACAATCTCCTCCACACCACGTCTCCTATTACAGCTCAGTCtgcccccacgggctggatcagctggaGAGGTGCCTGATTCTTGCAGCCAAGGTTCTGGGGTCAAAGGTCGCCAGTTGCACACGGGATTAAAATCCTGGTCTGCTGTGCCAAAAATTCCTACGACCCCCAGTCACCTCTCTTGTccagcattaaccgtgatttactccctctggaatTCTGGGGGCCGCTAGGGTGGCAATTCCACCTTTTTGCAGCTATTACAGCTCAGTCTGATAGTGGCTCACGAAATTGGAGAGAGGTGCCGACCACTCTTTCTTGGCAGTTGAATTGATAAATTAATGATCGAGTAAGCGTGTAGTTATTCTATACCTGACTGAATAACAATTGTATGTCTCTGTCTGTACACTCTGTGAACTGAAATAGGTGGACCGCTCCTGTTTTCTTTCGAGGAAAACAAGCTGACACGTCGTTTGACAATCGAACAGTTTGCAAGTTTTAATATGAAATTTCAGTTTTGATTCATCTTACATGTAAATTGAAGTTAGAAAATAATTAGCTGCAAAAATTTATCAGCAAAAAATAATCACAAAACCGTCCACTTTAAGTTTTTTTACTAAAAGAAGATACAGCTATCCTACAGTAGTCCGACTATGGTGatatagtaaaatatttatattatcaCTCAGGTATTCATGGTTCGATCTCTAGCTCCTTCAAATGGAAGATGCAATCAAAGAATATTGGGTTGACAACCGCGTGCGTTTCCAAATTTACTCTAGTAATTGGTGATAAACTTCCGTGAGACTAGGCCGATCATCCGAAGAATAGTCAAtgaaactaattaaaattatcattttttgttACTATTATTGTCTACTAGTAGCCAAATAAAAAGCTATGAGCTGTTAAAGCTTTCCTAATAGTTAGGTTGTAATAACTACTATTACATAATTATAATAGTTACAATTACACTTGCTACAATTATGTGACAAttcaattgtaaaaattatgaaatcataattactataatTGTGAACTCATAATTACTATAATGCACCCCAGTTCAGGATTTAGATGGAAAATATAAATGAGATATAATTACGAGAATAGAATAGTATAGTGGATGATAGTTGAGTAATTGTCTATGTGgaacacataaaaaaaataaaaaagtgagACATCTTAGTGATTCCAAGAATAATgcgtgccttttttttttttatccttgtCCAAAATTTATCGCAGTATCTCTAAAACTACAATTTTAGAAACTTTTTCTAACTGATTACAATTGTTGAGCAAAAAACAGTGAATCTTGAGTACAAACAAGAATCTTCCAACTGTTTTGATTAGGATATATATACATAGCAGACCAATTATAGCATCAGAGAATTTTTTTCTTCTATATTGCTGTGTGGACCATCAGCTAGTTCTTCTCTTTTTTCGTttttcttttgtttagtttcgGGATGATTATTAATGGCATACATGGAAAGAACAAAACATCCAGGCCTACCATCCTCCTCTTCCTTTATGGCAGTGAACTTGCTAATCAAGAGACAATAATATTGTTGCATCAATAATTGCCTTGCTAACCATATCCATTCATATCATGTAATCACTCATGTTCAGTTGATAGATTAGATTTACTTACTTTTAGACCAACATGTACAGCTTTCTGTGTAAGAAGAAATAGGAGATACTCATTTGTTAAATTTAGAGAGGCTCATTTGATCGAGTATGCATGCTAAAATTAATTGGAGGGGCAGTGAAATTTTTTCTTCATTGTTCATCCAGTGTTAACTGTCGACCTCCCAATTCAATCTCCCTGCGCACCAATAAATCCATCAAAACCAAAGCCAAAACTATTCTCTGCATTAGGTGAAAATAGACAAACCTTTCTTCACCACCacgaaatgaaaagaataatcaaGATTTACTCATTTATTAATCTATAAAATGTCATAAATAGCTTGCAGATAAAGAGTATTCTATGCCGTTCGTGAAGTCAAACGTCGATGCtgcttttctttttcaattaattatagcAATTAATCAGCATGCCAGTTTTCAGGGATCCATTACTTTACTGTCTCCTTTATTTTTAACCAATTTTCTTCCTGTAGCTAAAGCGGTAAAGCCAGACAACAACGGCTACAAGACGATATATAGGCCAAAAGCTTTGATTCTGACGTCCCACAGCTTCCAATCCTGTCTTTTTCTCGAGGATGGAGGAGCAGACGAAGTTTCTGCGTCCTAAAAATTCGATCTTTACCGACCAACGTCGTAAAAATCTTATCTTGATCCAGCGGCCGTCAACGGTTCTCCGTTTCTTGTTATCCTAATTCCTAATCCTGGAATCCTTATTTGGCTCTGTGTAACCTCCGCTTCATTTTCGCCCAAGCTATGGCGGAAGTGCTCCGGTTCCCCTCCCTCTTCTCTTCGTCCCAGAGGCGAGAGCTTTATTGCGACCCGGTCGATGGCTCCAGCAgcggagaggaagaggaggaagggcTTGGGCGTGGCGGTGGCGGTGGCGGCGTAGTGGAGGGGAAGgacgagaggaggaggaggaggaggaggaggaggagggggaggagtGGAGGAGGCgaacaggaggaggaggagcaaggGCAGCTGCCCGTGTTGGCGTTACTGCTGACGGTGCTTCGGAAGTCACTGATCGGGTGCAAGGCAGTGGCCGTCTGCGACGAGGCGATGGAGATAGGCTGGCCTACGGACGTGCGCCATGTCGCCCACGTCACATTTGACCGGTTTCATGGCTTCCTTGGCTTGCCCGTCGAGTTCGAGCCGGAGGTTCCCCGCAGAGCCCCCAGCGCAAGGTCTGAAACATCCTCATCCTTCCTATTCATGTTGAATTAAATCTGAGTTTTTCGGTTTCTTGCTGGTGTGTCCAACAATTTTCTCTCTGCGCTtgtcttctcttctcctcctttctttttccttgttaGATCAGAATCATTAAATTCTCTTTCAGCAGAGGTGCTggataaaaaaaaacttgttgTTTTGTGAACAATTTCAGTGCCACCATCTTCGGTGTCTCTGCCAAATCTATGCAGTGTTCGTATGATTCCAGAGGCAACAGCATTCCAACAATCCTCTTGCTAATGCAGGAGCGTCTTTACGAGCAAGGCGGCCTTCGGGTATATTTGCTGATTTCAAATAACAAGTAAATGTGTTACATCAATACATTTTGATTCGCAGAATTCAGTTTCATCGATCGATACTGTAACAGGCAGAAGGAATTTTCCGAATCAATGGAGAAAATGGCCAAGAAGAGCATGTGAGACACCAGCTAAACAACGGAATAGTGCCGGAGGGCGTTGACGTGCACTGTCTAGCAGGTTTAGTGAAGGTAAAGAAGTGTTTAACTACAACCTCAAATTAAAGAGAAGAAGAATTCCTCGGCTttcatttttggtaaaaaaaaattcccTGGACTGTTCTGCAGGCTTGGTTCAGGGAACTCCCGACAGGATTGTTGGATTCTCTTTCGCCTGAGCAGGTAATGCAATGTCAAACCGAGGAAGACTGTGCTCGCCTAGCTACATTGCTGCCCCCGAGCGAGGCCGCATTGCTCGATTGGTCTATCAATTTGATGGCTGATGTTGTCCAACAAGAACACGTAAACAAGATGAACGCACGAAACATCGCAACCGTGTTTGCCCCAAACATGACCCAGGTGAATTCTAAGCTAGCGCTTTGGCATGCATCGATCCTGTAAACTCGATAAATTAACTTGGACGATCTGCATTTCGTTTCTCCTCCCGAATTCAGATGGCGGATCCTTTGACTGCACTGATGCATGCAGTGCAGGTGATGAACTTGCTGAGGATGTTGATCTTGAAGACGCTGAAAGAGAGACAAGATTCTTTGTTAGAGGAAGTGTCTATCTCCAATTACGCTGATCCATCCGATGAGAACGGCCACCGCAGCCCCGAGCTTGATAATACTTCTCAAGTTGCAGATCAGGAGAAGTTCACAGGAAATGAGGCATTTCATTTCCCTCAAAACTCTCATGAGAATCCTGCACCTGAGAAAGAAGGCATCCCTGTTCGATCATCGAACGGCCATGAATTAGCGACGAATGGCCCTAACTTCGCGAATCGTATGAGAAAGAAGGGGCGCAGCTTGAGCGGGCAACGTCACAGGAAAGGAAGAACAAAAGAACACTCGACGACGAGAGCTTCCATGCGAGATGAGAAGTCACAGGGGACGAGTAATTTGAGTCTAATAAATTCGAAGGTTGAACGTGTAGAGGCTATTTGATGGTCGTTAATGAATATCAATTGTGATCGATGTGTTGTTAAACTAACTCTAATGAATTCTCTTTTCTTTGTTCTTCTGTAAAGTGTGTTCTTGTGTTAATTCGCTCAATAACTTGCTGTTCTCAGCTTCTCGTGTATATCTAAATGATCAAGATGCTATTTTTATGTCCTGCATATTCAATGATTTGATAAAAGTTGTCCCGGGATTATGACCCTGAATTAGTCAGGGTCGATCTCAAGTCCATAAAAAAAGAAAGTTGTGTTATATTATCGGCTAACgttaaaattatgataaatattcaATAAATGAATTCATTGAATTATTGTATTAATACTAGATTATTCTCTGGAAAGAACACGTTGCAGATCCGATTGTAACATCTCAACAAGGACTGATcttcagaactcgggtgtagtgctaaatatataAGAGTTCGCGTTGCATAGTCCGACAATAACGTATCAATAAAGACTACTACATTTGTAGGATAGAGGCACGTGAGGGAGGGAGGTGAATCACCTATATTAAAAATTTgtcttttaaatcttttcaaaacaaAGTGCGCGGTGAAAAAATCAAAacaattaagttaagaaaaaataaaatgcaaacaCAAGAAGTTATTTGATTCGAAACCTTTGGTGACTTCTACTCTAAAACCTACGATTCCTCAGACCGTATCGATGACTAATCCACTATAAATCTCTTCCGAaacctccggaagagggaatcaaatACAAGTACGAAAAAAAGAAAGTATAACAATCTACATTTTCCTTTTGCAAATATAAAAGATGTACAGGAATATTAAATTGTTACCAACACTTTAGAAATGTAGAATCTGAATGGACTCATGTGTCAGTGTCGATCTGCCGGCAATGGTTGGATGTTCTCGGAGCACTAGTGCAACCACAAAGCGTAGTTGAAGCAGTAGAAGAGTCCTTGAAGCTTGTAGAAGAGAGGAATACATTGTGTCGCTCGGACACTTCTTTTAAAgagtgttgagggcacctccaaactCATCTAGGCACCTCCAACCTTAAGTTTAATCCTTTAAACTCCAGTCACGATAAACAACTTGGACTTTAACTTCTatttgttggaatcccaaggttattttgatgtgatcaacaagttaagttaggtcatgtcgtatttttaaccttgtatttaagtgtgcaggagcttaggagcacagcgagtcgagtaaaagacgcagctagcgagaaggatgacacgggagggagctgacgggctcggtgcgtctgaggtacgaggcactgcggaagagtacgaggcggacgagaaggaggtgcgcggcgtttccgagggacgagaagccggagcggaaggttgctcgagaaggccgaaattatgttcggatgagccttatttcggttggccaaaatcacccaagcgatcggagccgaagcggaagacccggaccgaggcgaacagCATCGGAGCAGAGGGACCAGAccaaaagtcaaccctattgactttaATGGTCCGGGCGGCCGGAGCTATTCCGAGCGGCCGGAGTTGaactttgaccaggatcgcgtcaaacacgatctgttgcgaaggggataaaagtttatctcctcccaggcgcctggaccccttccaagcacccccgaccaaggctataaatacaaccttggtccagaagctttaattcattccaagcaattcattcattcaacacttgtacgcttcgtttgtagtttagcttctttatttgtgtgcttcattgttgtaagagacttctccgtctgaaggagatattctagtgcgacactttccttggattaacaatatctccggttgtaaccaagtaaacatcttgtgcctcttcttttctgttttaatttattttatattttatgcaagtgttctgttgaaagttcgagaattgtttctttttattatttttagggctattcaactccctttctagccggccaacgtgatccaacaagtggtatcagagcgaggttgcttcaggaggactaaccgtcgatcgaagcgaagacgatggtcggaccgagcatatacccaccgaagttcgaaggggaattcgctacctggaaaaagtgaatgcaggtatttttcaaaatcgactttgaattacttcttataatgaaatttggttttgtagcatcggagggcaaagaaaaatatcaatggatgaaaaaggagcataccgactacgtggcaaacgacaaagcagagtatcATCTGCTGAgcattcttccgccacaagaagttaaccgaatcggcaactacgactctgcgaaggaactttgggagaagttcctagagctgCATGAaaggacgtccgaagccaagctcacaagacgggatctacttcgcaaCCATCTCACCAACCTATgacttgaagaagacgaaacaac is a window encoding:
- the LOC121981628 gene encoding protein MKS1-like; this encodes MDPSDLRPSPRRELQGPRPSPLKVGKDSYKIRKPPIVPPRHRHPPAGDPPPPRPRDPVIIYTVSPKPIHIEPSEFMTLVQRLTGSGSSSADPPLPAAPIPLPRSGAISPAARIASFERSASASSPRVREARAQPGVSSRWEIEGGSTLDPTASFPGILSPVPASLPPISPTLFTPPAFDPGVISFFHDLSPIFANNSFNSNFINNSPVANLLSTPTVPSPGAFWDLMSQFPDI
- the LOC121981629 gene encoding rho GTPase-activating protein 5-like, producing the protein MAEVLRFPSLFSSSQRRELYCDPVDGSSSGEEEEEGLGRGGGGGGVVEGKDERRRRRRRRRRGRSGGGEQEEEEQGQLPVLALLLTVLRKSLIGCKAVAVCDEAMEIGWPTDVRHVAHVTFDRFHGFLGLPVEFEPEVPRRAPSASATIFGVSAKSMQCSYDSRGNSIPTILLLMQERLYEQGGLRAEGIFRINGENGQEEHVRHQLNNGIVPEGVDVHCLAGLVKAWFRELPTGLLDSLSPEQVMQCQTEEDCARLATLLPPSEAALLDWSINLMADVVQQEHVNKMNARNIATVFAPNMTQMADPLTALMHAVQVMNLLRMLILKTLKERQDSLLEEVSISNYADPSDENGHRSPELDNTSQVADQEKFTGNEAFHFPQNSHENPAPEKEGIPVRSSNGHELATNGPNFANRMRKKGRSLSGQRHRKGRTKEHSTTRASMRDEKSQGTSNLSLINSKVERVEAI